CGACGTAAAAAATACGCCCATCGAGTTGCAAGAACTTTACTATCCGCTGCTCTATGAATGCCATGAGTTTAGAACCGACAGCGGCGGCGCCGGCAAATTTCGCGGCGGAGTCGGCGTCGAAATAAAAGTACGGCCGTTGGAAAATTTTTTTCTGAGCCGCAACACCGATCGCATCAAGTGCCCGCCATGGGGATTACTCGGCGGCGCGGAGGGGGCGGTCAACGAGACGCGCATTGAGCGCAACGGCAGTGAAGAAGTGCTGCCGGGGAAATTTAGCCATTTATTAGTTCACCCCGGCGAGACCGTCACTTTCTTCACTGCCGGCGGCGGCGGTTACGGCGATCCGGCTGAGCGCGATGTTGCGGCGGTGAAGCGGGATGTGGAGTTGGGTTACGTTTCCAGAGCGAAAGCTGAAGAAGATTGCCCCGCAGCATTTGGGCGCAAGGTTTGAGTGACCCCTCAACCAAACAACGGAAGAGGACTTATCGCAAAGAACGCAAAGGACGCAAAAAATAAATGAGATTCGTAGGGGCGGGTTTGAAACCCGCCCTTTTCGCTATGCGCGCTGTCGGTTTTTTCCAAAGCAATAGGCATCGATCACGATGTTAGCCTCGCGATCAAAAAATTCTGCCTTGCAATCACTGCAGATTTCCCGCTCCACATCGGGAACTAAGATCGAGCGGTCCTTCACTTTTGCTCGGAACGATTTCCGCAAGCGTTTGATGCCGCGGCTACCGCAGTTCGGACAGCTCTTAAGTTCGATTGTTTTCATATCGACCGTTTTGCTGAGACTAGAATATAAAGCGTTTCTTCGCCGAATTCTTTCCTGATTACGCCTTTAGTATAGATCGACAATCCGTCAAAGGTAAACCCTTCTATAATGTAAAGTGTTTCTCTGCGGCCCACCCGAAATGGACTGGTGGATCGCAGGATCTTTTTTATTCCAGGCGCGCCGATGATCGCCTCAAGTACGTCTGTCTGTAACAATCCATCCCGCAACCGTTCAAGCTCCGCTTTGCGCGTGAAACGATATTGTCCGAGTAGGATCAATCTCTTGATCCTTGCCAAATCACTGCTACGCATAGCCGAACATAGTTTATCTCCTGCTCTTTTGCCAATTCCGTAATGGCGCTACCTGAGAACATCCGGGCCAGCTAAGAGTTAGACTGGGCAGCTAATCTCTGATGTCCTGCAGAAAGGGTTCGGTGGACATTTCCATGCCGACGCCTTTTTCTCTTGCCAAGTTGTAGGCTTTCGCCGCCACCGCGGCGAACTGAAATCCGAGCAAGCCGAGATTGTGAAAGAAGGTGATCTGCTCCGGCGCGCTGCGCCGCTTGGACGGATCATTCAATAAATCCGTGAGGTCGGGATAGTTGACGAAGTCGAGATTGCTCACCGGCCGCTTGGGGATGCGCGCTTGTTGTTCGGCGCTGCCGACGACCCAAGAGGCCCAGCCGTGATGGCGCTCGGAGTCCGCCATGCCGCCTTTGGCGCCGAAGGTTTCGCTGCCGACTTGGACGACGATGTCACAGCGCTTGACGATGTCCCAGCTGAATTCTTTCGAGCTGCAATTCGCTAGATGCATGCCCTTCTCGATTAAGCTTGGATCGGTGACGACGAGCTTGTTCGAGTCCGTGCACGTCGCGACGATGTCCGAGCCGCGCACCACCGGTTCGGCGCGATCGAAGGGTTCGACGGGTATGCCTAATTCTTTCGTCATCTCCTCAGCGAAACTCTCGCGATGTGACTTCGTCGGACTGTAGATTTTCACTTT
This window of the Deltaproteobacteria bacterium genome carries:
- a CDS encoding YgiT-type zinc finger protein — protein: MKTIELKSCPNCGSRGIKRLRKSFRAKVKDRSILVPDVEREICSDCKAEFFDREANIVIDAYCFGKNRQRA
- a CDS encoding ornithine cyclodeaminase family protein — encoded protein: MIYLSNQDIAKLLTPKDCIDALDEAFHALARGQAVSRPRTDVWMPCGRDDGYYRWGSMEGAIEPWGIFCTRMKSDIVTWTAQGTDELHCVTPGTFSGFLMLFSTRNGAPLAMMNDGILHHLRVAAGAALGLRYLAREDSSVIGMLGSGGMARAYLPAFCAVRKITKVKIYSPTKSHRESFAEEMTKELGIPVEPFDRAEPVVRGSDIVATCTDSNKLVVTDPSLIEKGMHLANCSSKEFSWDIVKRCDIVVQVGSETFGAKGGMADSERHHGWASWVVGSAEQQARIPKRPVSNLDFVNYPDLTDLLNDPSKRRSAPEQITFFHNLGLLGFQFAAVAAKAYNLAREKGVGMEMSTEPFLQDIRD